Proteins from one Anopheles nili chromosome 2, idAnoNiliSN_F5_01, whole genome shotgun sequence genomic window:
- the LOC128732296 gene encoding lysophospholipid acyltransferase 5: MINPVEVLASASGASAPAIRLILSVLLAYPIGLLYRQLKQGSTQRNLYIAFTGLSIVAFNYGTDIYHSLLAVAVTFVCNAVLGTNKLLVPVCFTYHMGYLLIGYYYTTSDTYDIKWTMPHCVLVLRLIGLAFDLSDSRKKERDGKPDAKCIPAPSLLELVAFTYFPATVLVGPQFSFLRYQRFIAGAYEPYTQGAPAYATKKFLQGVFYLVVNQVGTQYVSDAYLMSAEYEQESLFMKHIYLGCWGRITLYKYISIWLLAEGAAVIYGLTYIDAKPGDREYCSDELSGCSNIKVGVFENTSKYGHYVESFNVQTNTWVANNVYKRLRFLNNRMLSHLGALFFLAIWHGFHSGYYITFLLEFMVIRMEKEVEPIFTKNEKLQQLLQQQPLLRALVFVGLKYYTIVWAGWCLVPFVFLSFHKWWHIYTVARFSGFILFIGGNIFLAPFLRAVLPKSSSSSSQAAPAKPTSSSSAQDDSAASGTKPAAKKDI; this comes from the exons CCTACCCAATCGGATTGCTCTACCGACAGCTGAAGCAAGGATCGACCCAGCGGAACCTGTACATTGCCTTCACCGGTCTATCGATCGTGGCGTTCAACTATGGCACCGACATCTACCACAGCCTGCTGGCGGTCGCGGTTACCTTCGTGTGTAATGCCGTCCTCGGCACGAACAAACTGCTGGTGCCGGTGTGCTTCACCTACCACATGGGATATTTGTTGATCG GATACTACTACACGACCAGCGACACGTACGACATTAAGTGGACCATGCCACATTGCGTGCTCGTCCTGCGGTTGATCGGGCTAGCGTTCGATCTCTCCGACAGCCGGAAGAAGGAACGAGATGGCAAACCCGACGCCAAATGCATCCCGGCCCCGTCCCTGCTTGAGCTGGTAGCCTTCACCTACTTCCCGGCCACGGTGCTCGTTGGGCCGCAGTTTAGCTTCCTGCGCTACCAGCGATTTATCGCTGGAGCCTACGAACCGTACACGCAGGGTGCACCTGCCTACGCGACAAAGAAATTCCTGCAGGGCGTGTTCTATCTCGTGGTCAACCAGGTCGGCACGCAGTACGTGTCGGACGCGTACCTCATGTCGGCGGAATACGAGCAGGAGTCGCTGTTTATGAAGCACATCTACCTGGGGTGCTGGGGACGGATCACGCTGTACAAGTATATTTCGATCTGGCTGCTCGCGGAGGGTGCCGCCGTGATTTATG GTTTGACCTACATCGACGCAAAACCGGGTGATCGAGAGTACTGCTCGGACGAATTATCCGGTTGCAGCAACATCAAGGTGGGTGTGTTCGAGAATACGAGCAAATACGGTCACTACGTCGAATCGTTCAACGTTCAAACGAACACGTGGGTCGCCAACAACGTGTACAAACGATTGCGCTTCCTCAACAACCGCATGCTTTCGCATCTCGGTGCCCTGTTCTTTTTGGCGATCTGGCATGGCTTCCACAGTGGCTACTACATTACATTCCTGCTGGAGTTTATGGTCATCCGCATGGAGAAGGAG GTGGAACCGATTttcacgaaaaacgaaaagctcCAACAACTCCTTCAACAACAACCGTTGCTGCGGGCGCTCGTTTTCGTCGGGCTGAAGTACTACACCATCGTTTGGGCGGGCTGGTGTCTCGTTCCGTTCGTATTTTTGAGCTTCCACAAGTGGTGGCACATCTACACGGTGGCTCGTTTCTCTGGCTTCATTCTGTTCATCGGTGGAAACATTTTCCTGGCACCATTCCTGCGAGCCGTACTGCCTAAATCGTCTTCTTCGTCCTCCCAGGCGGCGCCTGCAAAGCCGACCTCGTCCTCCTCCGCTCAAGATGATAGCGCAGCGTCCGGTACGAAACCGGCCGCCAAGAAAGACATCTAA